In Cyprinus carpio isolate SPL01 unplaced genomic scaffold, ASM1834038v1 S000006714, whole genome shotgun sequence, one DNA window encodes the following:
- the LOC109064915 gene encoding thrombospondin type-1 domain-containing protein 4-like: MTTGSVSRLCAFWCCVFAVLHLTTAEEAEKPAAGRQSRQAEEEALEGVWGPWSEWVECSQSCGVGVSERRRQCMPPPQTPPLMWNRPAYLPPGVPNNTPVISAVRPYYNSLYPVNEPPPYGAGGAERPPYFSPPLPANPNPGLPLYRNEAGGAGPVQFGSPNQETASVYRSPSSSASLPYGRVPARSANHGRVVGSGSRRSVSNNRDPASVRRSSSSIRPGQFGYGRVPYSLPLHRQNRHARHTRRHNTTTTTDSLDALSVNASAHVDKTQGEEGLIITDNVNREQKKNEKETAAADMESDVAAERTSDGEPHRHVQEHERITHSRPLTQGHVARNRRIDGRSSRQVPHSYTHTIHRSHTPREPPPYSLQTPTNPNPEPWVLQNAGQPSRNEAERDRRPPAAAHNYRCSGRDTEYRRCSLQACPGAPVNSRAEQCAAFNNKEFMGRVYDWEPFTEVGLEQQCELTCRPVGYRFYVRQAERVRDGTPCANNTPNDVCVGGRCLSKNHHGVLGSGLVRDRCGVCGGGDSTCERVTGSFQNTSVPLGYHKILDIPPGATAINITERRASPNYLALRSGTGQSVVNGRWAVDPPGEYPAGGTTFLYSRPKAGPQEQGEERGETLSAPGPTTAQLQLYIIFHRQNPGIDYEYYIPVEKRRDGEREVHRERERGRAALRELSGVSVAVDSPVAPPPVSSSASSSSSVSDRWPPERPRPQGLGPNRNARIPPRTDLPLDNQPVFVWRRGALTECTATCGKGSQYREIVCVNRHTEQEVHERRCDSATKPAPEEEPCNVHPCPPFWDMGVWSECSVSCGWGVQQRHIQCRQSFGNRSTMVHPQRCSSLTRPNATQPCHPRVCSHWEISTNYITCSVDCGVGKRTRSVRCVSDHGNTVNDRECSDRLRPQRTEDCHMGPCVTNWYFTDWTNTCSATCGPGVQRREVVCLTGGGRREGDGGAECGGEKPADMKACNGGPCTPTHLWYTGPWGQCNAACGSGTQRRDIICVRKTGSDFTVSAASECSHLEKPSPVQPCELQPCTPQWFTTEWSTCSRSCGEGVQTREVRCLTADKQHNAACDLDSKPAHERTCNTIPCSPFEDENCKDRRHNCVTVVQARLCVYSYYKTACCASCTQSAQRAKRH; encoded by the exons GCGGCAGGACGACAGTCTCGTCAGGCGGAGGAGGAGGCTCTTGAAGGGGTGTGGGGTCCATGGAGCGAGTGGGTGGAGTGTTCTCAGAGCTGTGGAGTGGGCGTGTCCGAGAGGCGGAGACAGTGCATGCCGCCGCCCCAAACCCCGCCTCTTATGTGGAACAGACCGGCTTACCTTCCACCGGGTGTCCCTAACAACACCCCTGTGATCTCTGCGGTCAGGCCCTACTACAACTCCTTGTATCCCGTCAACGAGCCCCCTCCATATGGAGCAGGGGGCGCTGAGAGGCCTCCTTACTTTTCCCCGCCTCTCCCAGCCAACCCAAATCCTGGATTACCACTCTACCGAAACGAAGCCGGCGGTGCTGGGCCAGTGCAGTTCGGTTCACCCAATCAGGAGACAGCTTCAGTCTACCGTTCACCTTCCTCATCCGCTTCACTTCCCTACGGGAGAGTTCCCGCACGGTCGGCCAATCACGGCAGAGTTGTAGGCAGTGGAAGCAGGAGGTCGGTTTCCAACAACAGGGATCCAGCGTCTGTAAGAAG GTCTAGTTCTTCTATTCGTCCCGGACAGTTTGGGTATGGCAGGGTCCCGTACTCTCTTCCCTTACACAGACAAAACCGTCACGCTCGACACACGCGCCGccacaacaccaccaccaccacagacAGTCTCGACGCTCTCAGTGTGAACGCCAGCGCACATGTGGACAAAACACAGGGAGAAGAGGGACTAATTATTACAGACAATGTTAATCGAGAACAAAAAAAGAACGAAAAGGAGACAGCGGCAGCAGACATGGAGAGTGATGTGGCAGCCGAGAGAACAAGTGATGGAGAGCCACACAGACACGTGCAGGAACACGAGCGAATCACACATTCACGGCCCCTGACACAGGGACACGTGGCCCGCAACAGACGCATCGATGGACGCTCTTCTCGCCAAGTCCCACACTCCTACACGCACACTATCCACCGATCACACACTCCCAGAGAGCCTCCTCCCTACAGCCTCCAGACTCCCACAAACCCCAACCCCGAGCCCTGGGTCCTGCAGAACGCCGGCCAGCCCTCCAGAAACGAAGCCGAGAGGGACCGGAGGCCTCCAGCGGCCGCCCACAACTACAGATGCTCTGGACGGGACACAGAGTACCGCAGGTGCAGCCTACAG gcaTGTCCAGGTGCTCCAGTAAACTCCAGGGCTGAGCAGTGTGCAGCGTTCAACAATAAAGAGTTTATGGGACGCGTGTATGACTGGGAGCCTTTCACAGAAG TGGGTCTGGAGCAGCAGTGTGAGCTGACCTGTCGACCCGTCGGGTATCGTTTCTACGTGCGGCAGGCCGAGAGGGTACGAGATGGAACACCCTGCGCAAATAACACACCCAACGATGTGTGTGTGGGAGGACGCTGTCTG AGCAAAAACCACCATGGTGTGTTGGGCTCAGGGTTGGTTCGGGATCGCTGTGGCGTGTGCGGCGGGGGAGACAGCACCTGTGAGAGGGTCACGGGAAGTTTCCAGAACACCAGCGTCCCGCTGGGCTACCACAAAATCCTGGACATCCCCCCTGGAGCCACGGCCATCAACATCACTGAGAGACGAGCCAGTCCCAACTATCTGG cCCTGCGCAGTGGAACAGGTCAGTCGGTGGTGAACGGACGCTGGGCGGTCGATCCTCCGGGAGAGTATCCGGCAGGAGGAACCACCTTCCTGTACAGCCGACCCAAAGCTGGACCTCAAGAGCagggagaagagagaggagaaaccCTCAGTGCTCCTGGACCCACAACAGCCCAGCTGCAGCTATAC ATTATTTTCCACAGACAGAATCCAGGCATAGACTACGAATATTACATCCCAGTGGAGAAACGGAGGGACGGAGAGAGAGAAGTacaccgagagagagagcgaggacgGGCTGCACTCCGAGAACTCA GTGGCGTGTCAGTGGCAGTCGACAGCCCTGTTGCTCCTCCGCCTGTGTCATCTTCtgcctcctcatcttcctctgtATCTGATCGATGGCCACCAGAGAGGCCCCGCCCACAGGGCCTAGGACCCAATCGTAACGCTCGGATCCCTCCAAGAACAGACCTCCCATTGGACAATCAGCCTGTGTTTGTGTGGCGAAGAGGCGCGCTGACAGAATGCACGGCTACCTGTGGAAAAG GCTCTCAGTacagagagattgtgtgtgtgaatcgACACACAGAACAGGAAGTCCATGAGAGGAGGTGTGACTCCGCAACCAAACCTGCGCCAGAGGAGGAACCATGTAACGTTCATCCCTGTCCACCGTT CTGGGATATGGGCGTGTGGTCTGAGTGCAGTGTTTCCTGCGGCTGGGGTGTGCAGCAGCGTCACATACAGTGCAGGCAGAGTTTTGGGAATCGCTCAACCATGGTTCACCCTCAGCGCTGCTCCAGTCTCACCCGCCCCAACGCCACGCAGCCCTGCCACCCGCGCGTCTGCTCGCACTGGGAGATCAGCACCAACTATATAAC G TGCTCAGTGGATTGTGGAGTGGGAAAGAGAACCCGGAGCGTGCGCTGTGTCAGTGACCATGGCAACACTGTGAATGACAGGGAGTGCAGTGACAGGCTCCGCCCACAGCGCACAGAGGACTGTCACATGGGTCCATGTGTCACTAACTGGTACTTCACAGACTGGACAAACACT TGCTCTGCAACATGCGGGCCGGGCGTCCAGCGGAGAGAGGTGGTGTGTTTGACCGGCGGAGGCAGGAGAGAAGGAGACGGAGGAGCGGAGTGTGGGGGGGAGAAACCGGCTGATATGAAGGCCTGTAACGGGGGCCCCTGTACACCCACCCACCTCTGGTACACCGGACCCTGGGGACAG TGTAATGCAGCGTGTGGAAGCGGCACCCAGCGCAGGGACATCATCTGCGTGAGGAAGACAGGAAGTGACTTCACCGTGAGCGCTGCCAGTGAGTGCTCACACCTGGAGAAACCGTCTCCAGTGCAGCCGTGTGAACTGCAGCCCTGCACACCGCAGTGGTTCACCACCGAGTGGAGCACG TGCTCTCGGTCCTGCGGTGAAGGGGTGCAGACGCGGGAGGTGCGGTGTCTCACTGCAGACAAACAGCACAACGCAGCCTGCGATCTGGATTCAAAACCTGCTCATGAGCGCACCTGCAACACCATACCCTGCAGTCCCTTCgaag ATGAGAATTGTAAAGACAGACGACATAACTGCGTAACGGTGGTCCAGGCTCGTCTCTGCGTCTACTCTTACTATAAGACCGCCTGCTGTGCGTCCTGCACCCAGAGTGCCCAGCGGGCCAAAAGACATTAA